The following coding sequences are from one Mesorhizobium onobrychidis window:
- a CDS encoding ferric iron reductase, translating into MLSRLCARSAGQTLRPVRRRAGSASAEQLAGPFAAGAAQPVLLSRQPGILPLEQLQGPVVWPDAGGCSNPQLFFDDRDIRERLSYYLIVNQIFSVAARAGHDGLASEAELLGILRARLKKLGGRTHWRRPGIRVQPAGQAAHHRKGQPGNPAAGCR; encoded by the coding sequence GCTGGTCAAACTCTACGACCGGTTCGGCGTCGCGCTGGAAGCGCATCAGCAGAACAGCTTGCTGGACCTTTCGCAGCAGGGGCTGCCCAGCCGGTACTTTTATCGCGACAGCCAGGGATTCTACCTCTCGAACAGCTTCAAGGCCCGGTGGTATGGCCTGATGCCGGAGGTTGTTCAAATCCGCAGCTTTTCTTCGATGACCGTGACATTCGCGAGCGGCTCTCCTATTACCTCATCGTCAACCAGATCTTCTCGGTTGCCGCGCGCGCCGGACATGACGGCCTGGCAAGCGAGGCCGAACTGCTCGGCATCCTGCGAGCGCGGCTCAAAAAACTTGGCGGGAGAACTCACTGGCGCAGGCCGGGAATTCGCGTCCAGCCTGCTGGACAAGCCGCACATCACCGCAAAGGCCAACCTGGCAATCCGGCTGCAGGATGTCGATGA
- a CDS encoding DUF680 domain-containing protein has translation MISAAIRQPSEQRTKIVLTTAAFLFASGMAFAGSDHYGSDYSHGSSYPNTGHHSMVSDNGYAVDLSGTASVNTADSAPTSGGNSIFDIPGPGYGQGIWGR, from the coding sequence ATGATCTCGGCTGCTATCAGGCAGCCCTCCGAACAGCGCACGAAGATCGTTCTTACCACTGCCGCCTTCCTGTTTGCCTCCGGCATGGCTTTTGCCGGCAGCGACCACTATGGCTCCGACTACAGCCATGGCTCCAGCTATCCGAACACCGGTCACCATTCGATGGTGTCCGACAATGGCTACGCGGTCGACCTGAGCGGCACAGCGAGTGTCAACACGGCCGACAGCGCACCGACCTCGGGAGGAAATTCGATCTTCGATATCCCCGGGCCTGGTTATGGGCAGGGGATCTGGGGCCGCTGA
- a CDS encoding IS481 family transposase, whose product MGQVLHRRATTTEAVRRAIQHSQESLRALAKRYGIDQKTVRKWRNRISTADLPTGPKKPRSTVLSLEEEAVIVAFRKHTLLALDDCLYALQPSIPHLTRSSLHRCLQRHGISRLPQVDADKPARKKFNAYPLGYFHIDLAEVQTAEGKLRLFLAIDRTSKFAYAELHPTAGKMAVAQFLRNLIATVPYAIHTILTDNGIQFANRTCDRHALQHIFDGICDEHGIEHRLTKINHPWTNGQVERMNRTIKDATVKRFHYDDHEQLRRHLADFILAYNFARRLKTLKGLTPHEFICKIWAKEPERFRLDPTHQMPGLNT is encoded by the coding sequence ATGGGACAGGTTCTACACCGCCGCGCCACGACGACAGAGGCAGTCCGTCGAGCGATACAGCATAGTCAAGAGAGCCTGAGAGCGCTGGCCAAGCGCTACGGCATCGATCAGAAGACAGTTAGAAAGTGGAGGAACCGGATCTCGACCGCCGATCTTCCCACCGGCCCGAAGAAACCAAGATCGACAGTGCTGTCGCTCGAAGAGGAAGCGGTGATCGTCGCCTTTCGCAAGCACACGTTGCTGGCGCTGGATGATTGTCTCTATGCCCTACAGCCCTCGATCCCGCATCTGACGCGCTCGTCGTTGCATCGCTGCCTTCAGCGCCATGGCATTTCGCGGCTGCCGCAGGTGGACGCCGACAAGCCGGCCAGGAAGAAGTTCAACGCCTATCCGCTCGGCTATTTCCATATCGACCTCGCCGAGGTGCAGACCGCCGAGGGCAAGCTGCGCCTTTTCTTGGCCATCGATCGGACGTCGAAATTCGCCTATGCGGAATTGCACCCGACGGCGGGCAAGATGGCGGTGGCCCAATTCCTTCGCAACCTGATCGCGACCGTGCCCTATGCCATCCATACCATTCTGACCGACAACGGCATTCAGTTCGCCAACCGGACCTGCGACCGGCATGCCCTTCAGCACATCTTCGACGGCATCTGCGACGAACATGGCATCGAGCACCGGCTCACAAAGATCAACCATCCCTGGACGAACGGCCAGGTCGAGCGGATGAATCGGACCATCAAGGACGCCACCGTCAAGCGCTTCCACTATGACGATCACGAGCAACTGCGTCGGCATCTCGCCGACTTCATCTTAGCTTACAATTTCGCGCGCCGGCTTAAGACCCTCAAGGGCCTCACGCCCCACGAATTCATCTGCAAAATCTGGGCAAAAGAGCCCGAACGGTTCCGACTCGATCCCACCCATCAAATGCCGGGACTAAACACCTAG
- a CDS encoding PAS-domain containing protein — MRPDNPVTSTHTGYALFDANNVLVGSNPEIFGSRRLDRGEMQPMDAIAAVAEALSNLKSFDGRPIEPGNAFVESAAARWTQIDKGPVEAETLDGQWRLFTAHPRPEGGVALVSVDITDMKRAQIAHRENAEIFRCITDSHPLPVWVVDAGSGQILYESLDASNLLGRKWTPNEPQFLTDHFVNTGEFDEISSLARNSEIVRDHEIQLRNTSGSTVWCSTNCRRGVYDGRPSLIIGVLDITERKQREDLFGFLIKHHPLPVWMNDASSGELIYQSNAAERLLGWSKKAQRETVRLGDYFVDPEKHREINRELMQKGVVENCEVLLKRPDGQEFWATGNLRIVEFQGRRVVLAGIADVTKQKKRDGEVAAAREMLADAVESLSEGFALYDEDHRLVMCNSLYRELNHPVRDLVEPGVEWNELLGESAKRGVYRNAVGREDEWLDERIQNRIEFHSHFEVPLSDGKWHSVSIHPTDLGGFVVTRADISGRKKAEAAERDATALLQKVLDACPSPIHMTTFEGETLYRNPATRDLYADRPRITDHYVDPDYSAILERTLIEKGRIDDFRVQQYDTENKAFWASISARLIDFQGRQVIVSNTTNITDMIAAQQETRKANERLIDAIESLAEGFALYDRNDCLVLANSRYRQMHAISADVLVPGVNWFEFLRVTAERNQFPVPRDKIDDWLAERARDRREFRQQEFRHTDGGWFFVSNCPTREGGFVVTRVDITERKRAEEAAKEADEMVRKVLEACPVNIQMTRAHDGKLLYRSPATVELLGNVTSAIDYYVDPSERMRYVERLLATGLVDDFETQLKRKDGGTCWCSISSRLIDYHGEKVIVSHAYDLTDRIEMQQELERQRETLHQNEKMSALGGLLAGVAHELNNPLSVVLGLSSLLKETATDAKVVERADKMSKAAERCARIVKTFLAMARQQPTRTSNVAIDDIISEAVEVASYSIRSSDIALSVHLEPGLPPIWADPDQLGQVVINLLVNAEQALHGWDGRRTITVSTRLHPTTGNIVVSVADTGPGIPKEILPRIFEPFFTTKEIGSGTGIGLSFCHRIVQSHGGTIEVESPEGGGSTFILSLPASERLDERAETAEDELPNSTGIACLVVDDEEEVGELVAEVLRRDGFKVTIARSGEEALLHLQNRTFALILSDLKMPNMDGRGLFNQIAKLYPAELDRLAFLTGDTISPDAQMFLRAAKRPYLEKPIKPNELRSFVSNLVNNNT, encoded by the coding sequence ATGCGGCCTGATAATCCGGTCACATCCACACACACAGGCTATGCCCTCTTTGACGCCAACAATGTCCTCGTTGGGAGCAATCCGGAGATATTTGGAAGCCGGCGGCTCGATCGCGGCGAGATGCAGCCGATGGACGCCATTGCCGCAGTCGCCGAAGCCCTCTCAAATCTGAAAAGTTTCGACGGCCGCCCAATCGAGCCGGGCAACGCGTTCGTTGAAAGCGCTGCGGCGCGGTGGACGCAAATCGACAAGGGTCCAGTTGAAGCGGAGACTTTGGATGGGCAATGGAGGTTGTTCACGGCACATCCTCGGCCGGAAGGTGGGGTGGCCCTGGTAAGCGTCGACATTACCGACATGAAGCGAGCGCAGATCGCGCACCGGGAAAACGCGGAGATATTCCGCTGCATCACGGACAGTCATCCGCTGCCCGTTTGGGTGGTGGACGCGGGAAGCGGGCAGATCCTCTACGAAAGCCTCGATGCCTCGAACCTGCTTGGCCGAAAATGGACCCCGAACGAGCCGCAATTCCTGACGGATCATTTCGTGAATACTGGCGAATTCGATGAAATCAGTTCTCTCGCCCGCAACAGCGAGATCGTGCGGGATCACGAAATCCAGCTTAGAAACACAAGCGGATCGACCGTCTGGTGCTCGACCAACTGCCGTCGCGGCGTTTATGACGGGCGCCCCTCGCTCATCATCGGCGTATTGGACATCACGGAACGTAAGCAGCGCGAGGATCTGTTCGGTTTCCTAATCAAGCATCATCCGTTGCCGGTATGGATGAACGACGCGAGTTCGGGGGAACTCATCTACCAGAGCAATGCTGCCGAACGGCTGCTTGGATGGAGCAAAAAGGCGCAACGCGAGACGGTGCGGCTCGGCGACTACTTTGTCGACCCCGAGAAACACCGGGAAATCAATCGGGAGCTCATGCAAAAGGGCGTCGTCGAAAATTGCGAGGTGCTTCTTAAGAGACCCGACGGGCAAGAGTTCTGGGCCACGGGCAATCTCAGGATCGTCGAGTTTCAGGGCCGGCGAGTGGTTCTCGCCGGCATCGCCGATGTGACCAAGCAGAAGAAGCGTGACGGCGAAGTCGCTGCGGCGCGGGAGATGCTCGCAGACGCCGTTGAATCACTCTCCGAGGGATTCGCACTTTATGACGAAGATCACCGCCTGGTCATGTGCAACAGTCTTTACCGCGAGTTGAACCACCCAGTGCGGGATCTCGTTGAACCGGGGGTGGAATGGAACGAGCTCCTTGGCGAATCCGCCAAGCGCGGCGTGTACCGCAACGCGGTTGGGCGTGAGGACGAGTGGCTCGACGAGCGGATCCAAAACCGGATCGAGTTCCACTCCCATTTCGAGGTCCCCCTCTCCGACGGCAAATGGCACTCGGTATCGATACATCCCACCGATCTTGGCGGCTTCGTCGTAACGCGCGCCGACATCAGCGGGCGCAAGAAGGCCGAGGCTGCCGAGCGCGACGCCACGGCTCTGCTGCAAAAGGTGCTCGATGCCTGCCCTTCGCCGATACACATGACCACGTTCGAGGGAGAAACGCTCTACCGCAATCCTGCTACCAGAGATCTCTACGCCGACCGTCCTCGAATAACCGACCACTATGTCGATCCAGATTATAGCGCAATATTGGAGCGCACCCTGATCGAAAAGGGCAGGATCGATGATTTTCGGGTCCAGCAGTACGACACCGAGAACAAGGCCTTCTGGGCTTCGATTTCCGCTCGCCTGATCGATTTCCAGGGAAGGCAGGTGATAGTGTCGAACACGACGAATATCACCGACATGATCGCCGCCCAGCAAGAAACGCGCAAGGCCAACGAGCGGCTGATCGACGCGATCGAATCTCTGGCCGAAGGGTTTGCCCTCTACGACAGGAACGATTGCCTGGTGCTGGCCAACAGCAGGTACCGCCAGATGCACGCGATAAGCGCGGATGTGCTCGTTCCCGGGGTGAACTGGTTCGAGTTCCTCCGCGTGACCGCAGAGCGCAACCAGTTTCCGGTTCCACGGGACAAAATCGACGACTGGCTTGCCGAGAGGGCAAGGGACCGCCGCGAGTTCCGGCAACAGGAATTCCGTCATACGGACGGGGGTTGGTTTTTCGTCTCGAACTGTCCGACCCGCGAAGGCGGGTTCGTGGTCACCCGTGTCGACATTACAGAGCGCAAGCGGGCCGAGGAGGCCGCTAAGGAAGCGGATGAAATGGTCCGTAAAGTCCTCGAAGCCTGCCCCGTCAACATCCAGATGACCCGCGCGCATGACGGGAAGCTGCTCTACCGCAGTCCCGCCACCGTTGAGCTGCTCGGCAACGTCACCAGCGCCATCGACTACTATGTCGATCCTTCAGAGCGGATGCGATACGTTGAGCGGCTGCTCGCGACGGGGTTGGTCGACGATTTCGAAACCCAGCTCAAACGCAAGGACGGTGGGACCTGCTGGTGTTCGATTTCGTCTCGACTGATCGATTACCACGGTGAGAAGGTGATCGTTTCCCACGCCTACGATCTCACCGACCGTATCGAAATGCAGCAGGAATTAGAGCGACAGCGCGAGACGCTGCACCAGAACGAGAAAATGTCGGCGCTCGGCGGATTGCTGGCGGGAGTGGCGCATGAGCTGAACAATCCGCTCTCGGTGGTGCTTGGCCTGTCATCGCTGTTGAAGGAGACCGCAACCGACGCCAAGGTCGTGGAACGCGCCGACAAGATGAGCAAGGCAGCCGAACGCTGCGCGAGGATTGTCAAGACTTTCCTGGCTATGGCCAGACAGCAGCCGACGCGAACCTCAAACGTTGCGATCGATGATATTATTTCCGAAGCGGTGGAAGTGGCGAGCTATTCGATTCGATCGTCGGACATCGCGCTTTCAGTTCATCTTGAACCTGGTCTTCCTCCGATCTGGGCGGATCCCGATCAGCTTGGCCAGGTGGTGATCAATTTGCTTGTCAATGCAGAACAGGCGCTGCACGGCTGGGACGGGCGACGGACAATCACGGTTTCAACGCGGCTTCATCCCACGACCGGCAACATAGTCGTCAGCGTTGCCGACACGGGCCCGGGAATTCCCAAAGAGATACTTCCCCGCATTTTCGAGCCGTTCTTCACGACGAAAGAGATTGGGTCAGGGACCGGGATCGGGCTGTCCTTCTGTCATCGGATCGTTCAATCCCATGGAGGAACCATCGAGGTCGAATCCCCCGAGGGGGGTGGCTCGACCTTCATACTTTCGCTGCCTGCTTCGGAGCGTCTCGACGAACGAGCCGAAACGGCCGAAGACGAGCTCCCGAATTCAACCGGCATTGCTTGTCTGGTGGTGGACGACGAAGAGGAAGTGGGTGAGTTGGTCGCTGAGGTGCTCAGGCGAGATGGTTTCAAGGTCACCATTGCAAGATCCGGCGAAGAAGCGCTGCTGCATCTCCAGAACCGCACTTTCGCGCTGATCCTGAGCGATCTGAAAATGCCGAACATGGATGGACGGGGATTGTTCAACCAGATTGCCAAGCTCTATCCGGCCGAGCTCGACAGGTTGGCCTTCCTGACAGGGGACACGATCAGCCCGGACGCGCAGATGTTCCTGCGCGCCGCGAAACGGCCCTATCTTGAGAAACCGATCAAACCTAACGAGCTCCGTTCGTTTGTCTCGAATCTGGTCAACAACAATACTTGA
- a CDS encoding response regulator, protein MTTHAHVVVCDDEPDIRDTVAEYLEHHGYAVTTANAGPALRELINSQHVDVVILDIRMPGEDGLSLARYLREHSDVAIIMLTGSAEIVDRVVGLEIGADDYVAKPVDLRELLARVKAVLRRTSASERAAEKASTPDPHQIQFGKCRFDPDEHKLYNAEGVEIAITAMEFRLLKVFSEHRGRVLNRDQLLELAHDRGWDPFDRSVDIRVSRLRKKIEVDPSKPEVIRTIRGMGYLYS, encoded by the coding sequence TTGACGACGCACGCACATGTAGTTGTCTGCGATGACGAACCGGATATCCGCGACACGGTGGCGGAATATCTGGAGCATCATGGCTATGCCGTGACGACGGCCAACGCGGGGCCTGCCCTGCGTGAACTTATTAATAGCCAGCACGTCGATGTGGTCATATTGGATATCCGAATGCCAGGCGAGGATGGCCTCTCCCTGGCGCGATATCTACGAGAGCACTCAGACGTTGCCATTATCATGCTGACCGGATCGGCGGAAATCGTCGACCGCGTTGTCGGATTGGAGATTGGCGCCGACGACTATGTCGCGAAGCCCGTGGACCTCCGGGAGCTGCTGGCGCGGGTGAAGGCCGTGCTGCGCAGGACGTCGGCGAGCGAACGAGCTGCGGAGAAAGCGAGTACTCCGGACCCTCACCAGATCCAGTTCGGCAAGTGCCGCTTCGACCCGGACGAACACAAATTATACAACGCCGAGGGGGTCGAAATAGCGATCACCGCGATGGAGTTCCGGCTTCTGAAAGTATTCAGCGAACATCGCGGACGAGTGCTCAACCGCGATCAACTGCTCGAACTCGCCCATGACCGCGGATGGGATCCCTTCGATCGTAGTGTCGACATTCGCGTTTCGCGCCTGCGGAAGAAAATCGAGGTCGATCCCTCCAAGCCGGAGGTGATCAGGACGATCCGCGGCATGGGCTACCTCTACTCCTGA
- a CDS encoding tetratricopeptide repeat protein, with translation MAALLAVPAANAHDSGLPHRQAKAAVVGEDSTSVPLFENLGSHSYPVTTASPLAQAYFDQGLRWAWAFNHAEAQRAFRAAQKLDPTCAMCFWGEAYVLGPNINAGMGQEAAANAAEAVAQARKLAHLASSREKDLIAALSKRYSADTSADQGALNQAYASAMAELADRHPQDDEIATLYADALMNLMPWDYWLDGGATPKPDTVKLVASLERVLARKPDHAGAIHLYIHAVEASTTPERAEAHADRLAALMPGAGHIVHMPAHIYHQVGRWIDSLEINREAVAADEAYFERVGIAPESTPGVYTDGYYPHNLHFLLTSAQMAGDVEAIAEAAKKLESLVSDTMARKVAGLQPIKAAPYFAHAQYSDPEVILALPLPANALPYVEATWRYARGVAFAAKGASEAARAETAAIRKLAADTDFSTEAAGGLPAPDLLELSALIVEARMAQHQGNLREARNKLEAAVAIEDGLAYMEPAYWYYPVRQTLGAVYIAMGEHEPAAAAFEHVLEQTPNNAWALWGLREVFRRTGRTADAEEMDARFKAAWVGAPDFLGIERL, from the coding sequence GTGGCTGCCCTTTTGGCGGTGCCCGCCGCCAATGCCCATGATTCGGGCCTTCCGCACCGCCAGGCCAAGGCGGCGGTGGTTGGAGAGGATTCGACAAGCGTCCCGCTGTTCGAAAACCTCGGCAGCCATTCCTATCCTGTCACCACCGCCAGCCCGCTGGCGCAGGCCTATTTCGACCAGGGCCTACGCTGGGCGTGGGCGTTCAACCACGCCGAAGCGCAGCGCGCTTTCAGGGCCGCGCAGAAGCTGGACCCGACCTGCGCCATGTGTTTCTGGGGCGAGGCCTACGTGCTCGGCCCCAACATCAACGCCGGCATGGGTCAGGAGGCGGCCGCGAACGCCGCCGAAGCTGTCGCGCAGGCGCGCAAGCTAGCGCACCTCGCCTCCAGCCGGGAAAAGGATCTTATCGCCGCGCTCTCCAAGCGCTACAGCGCCGATACTTCGGCCGATCAGGGTGCCCTGAACCAGGCCTATGCTTCGGCGATGGCGGAACTGGCAGACCGCCATCCGCAGGACGACGAGATCGCCACGCTCTACGCTGACGCGCTTATGAACCTGATGCCCTGGGACTACTGGCTTGACGGCGGAGCAACGCCAAAGCCGGACACGGTCAAGCTTGTGGCCTCGTTGGAGCGGGTGCTGGCGCGCAAACCGGATCATGCCGGTGCGATCCATCTCTATATCCATGCCGTCGAAGCATCGACGACGCCGGAAAGGGCCGAAGCTCATGCCGACCGGCTTGCCGCCCTCATGCCCGGCGCCGGACACATCGTGCACATGCCGGCGCACATTTATCACCAGGTCGGCCGGTGGATCGACAGCCTGGAAATCAACCGCGAGGCGGTGGCAGCGGACGAGGCCTATTTCGAGCGGGTCGGCATAGCGCCGGAGAGCACGCCCGGTGTCTACACGGACGGCTATTATCCACACAACCTGCATTTCCTGTTGACTTCCGCACAGATGGCGGGCGACGTCGAGGCAATCGCCGAGGCGGCCAAAAAGCTCGAATCCCTGGTCTCCGACACCATGGCCAGAAAGGTGGCCGGGCTGCAGCCGATCAAGGCGGCTCCCTATTTCGCGCACGCCCAGTACAGCGATCCCGAGGTCATACTCGCGCTGCCGCTGCCGGCAAACGCCCTGCCTTATGTCGAGGCAACCTGGCGATATGCGCGGGGCGTCGCCTTCGCCGCAAAGGGTGCGAGCGAGGCGGCGCGCGCCGAGACCGCCGCAATCCGCAAGCTCGCTGCCGACACCGATTTTTCCACGGAGGCGGCGGGAGGACTTCCGGCGCCGGATTTGCTGGAATTGAGCGCGCTGATCGTGGAGGCCCGCATGGCCCAGCACCAGGGCAACCTGCGGGAAGCGCGCAATAAGCTTGAGGCAGCGGTCGCGATCGAGGACGGCCTTGCCTATATGGAACCGGCGTACTGGTATTATCCGGTCCGACAGACCCTCGGCGCGGTCTACATCGCCATGGGCGAGCACGAGCCGGCGGCGGCAGCCTTCGAGCACGTCCTGGAGCAGACGCCGAACAACGCCTGGGCGTTGTGGGGCCTGCGCGAGGTGTTCCGCAGGACCGGCAGGACAGCGGACGCCGAAGAGATGGATGCGCGCTTCAAGGCCGCGTGGGTGGGAGCGCCGGATTTTCTCGGCATCGAACGTCTCTGA
- a CDS encoding DUF1127 domain-containing protein, which yields MSIMRAAYRSFRDYRVHRMAERTLAAMDDAFLRDIGISRSEIGLVVRGLKRGQEDKAG from the coding sequence ATGTCGATAATGCGAGCAGCTTACCGCTCTTTCCGGGACTACCGGGTTCACCGTATGGCGGAACGGACCCTTGCGGCAATGGACGATGCCTTCCTGAGGGACATCGGGATTAGCCGGTCAGAGATTGGTTTGGTGGTCCGCGGCTTGAAGCGCGGCCAAGAAGACAAGGCGGGCTGA
- a CDS encoding HAD family acid phosphatase, which translates to MTGTNVPVSARADGSLLLTSPSQPANVGDAMLAAANYHDSGDYDRDLAAVAKQAGDWVVKRATEVPRPALVLDIDETALANWEVITRDNFGRPIGGACDIAIDGPCGWAAWDQLAKDPAIDPVLEVFRQARTAKVAVFFITGRPEDQRRATEQNLQSAGYAGYEQLYMVQPGAKYGSAADFKAPIRAEIEKAGYTIIANVGDQPSDLFGGHAEKLFLLPNPFYRVR; encoded by the coding sequence ATGACTGGCACAAATGTGCCTGTGTCGGCGCGTGCCGACGGCTCGCTCCTTCTCACAAGCCCGTCCCAGCCAGCCAATGTCGGCGACGCGATGCTGGCGGCCGCCAATTATCATGATTCCGGCGACTATGATCGCGACCTTGCCGCAGTGGCGAAGCAGGCAGGCGATTGGGTCGTCAAGCGCGCAACGGAGGTGCCTCGCCCCGCACTGGTGCTCGATATCGACGAGACGGCTTTGGCCAACTGGGAAGTGATCACACGTGACAACTTCGGCCGCCCGATCGGCGGCGCCTGCGACATCGCAATCGACGGTCCCTGTGGCTGGGCCGCCTGGGACCAGCTCGCGAAGGATCCGGCCATCGACCCTGTGCTGGAGGTCTTCCGGCAGGCGCGAACGGCGAAAGTCGCAGTATTCTTCATCACCGGACGTCCGGAGGACCAGCGTCGGGCGACCGAACAGAACCTGCAATCGGCGGGCTATGCCGGCTATGAGCAACTTTACATGGTCCAGCCTGGAGCCAAATATGGTTCCGCCGCAGATTTCAAGGCACCCATAAGAGCCGAAATCGAAAAGGCCGGCTACACGATCATTGCCAATGTCGGTGACCAGCCATCGGACCTGTTCGGGGGGCATGCCGAGAAGCTGTTCCTGCTGCCGAATCCGTTCTACAGGGTTCGCTGA
- a CDS encoding alpha/beta hydrolase, giving the protein MSDVDEHLDLTEINAVRRLLTSKPRPVGWDERRARLDEVGSVWPIADDIRCEDVVFDGLEGEWSLAPESDRDKVLLFFHGGGYCSGSLKSHRRMVTEAGRAMGMRTLAIDYRRAPEHPFPAQHEDALTAWRFLSRQGIASDRIVVGGDSAGGNLTLCLVGILCAAGERLPRCLWLVSPWTDLSMSGATLSTKDAIDPIIHRAYLEELATAYASHVVGRRDPLISPLFADLSGFPPMLIQVGSAETLLSDATRLAAAAGAADVKVRLEIWPHMIHAWPVWNAGLSAGWRALHSAGMFVRDYL; this is encoded by the coding sequence ATGAGCGATGTGGATGAACACCTCGATCTGACGGAGATCAACGCCGTCCGCAGGTTGTTGACGTCAAAGCCACGACCGGTGGGCTGGGACGAACGCCGGGCACGGCTCGATGAGGTTGGTTCGGTGTGGCCGATTGCGGACGACATCCGATGCGAGGATGTGGTTTTCGATGGCCTCGAGGGCGAGTGGTCCCTAGCGCCTGAGAGTGACAGGGATAAGGTTCTGCTCTTTTTCCACGGTGGTGGCTACTGCTCCGGCTCTCTCAAAAGTCATCGTCGAATGGTGACCGAGGCAGGTCGAGCAATGGGAATGCGCACCCTCGCGATCGACTATCGACGCGCGCCGGAACATCCTTTCCCTGCGCAACATGAAGACGCACTCACCGCATGGCGCTTTCTGAGCCGGCAAGGGATCGCGTCGGATCGCATCGTGGTTGGCGGAGACAGTGCGGGCGGCAACCTCACCCTGTGCTTGGTTGGTATATTGTGCGCGGCAGGGGAGCGGTTGCCGCGATGTCTTTGGCTGGTTTCCCCCTGGACGGACCTTTCGATGTCCGGCGCGACACTATCAACTAAGGACGCGATCGACCCTATCATCCACCGGGCGTATTTGGAGGAACTGGCGACCGCCTATGCCTCCCATGTCGTTGGCCGGCGCGATCCCCTGATCTCGCCGTTGTTCGCCGATCTGAGCGGATTTCCCCCAATGCTGATACAAGTCGGTTCGGCCGAGACGCTGTTGTCGGACGCAACTCGGCTCGCTGCAGCCGCTGGCGCGGCTGACGTCAAGGTACGTCTCGAAATTTGGCCGCATATGATTCACGCCTGGCCGGTTTGGAATGCAGGATTGAGTGCCGGTTGGCGCGCTCTTCACAGCGCGGGCATGTTTGTCCGCGACTATTTATAG
- a CDS encoding glycosyltransferase, whose product MPGLNNYVAQDAPVLQRLVLSLAAGYCDLCEHIIAPTRSIADLLRHHDVTKPITIIPTGIDLARFAEGDRLRLRSRLRLAETDFIVGHVGRLAPEKNLTYLTEAVCLFLSQNERAHFVAAGDGASASEMRRMLDEAGLQGRCHLLGVVEGAELADVYAAMDVFAFSSRSETQGLVLVEAMATGVPVVGLNEPGVREVVRNAKNGYLLSADASPGQFSKALARVRAITAPGRAALQEEARQTAASIHDPRPRSRPSISIRRLSQAMPVPELPALVLLRRRSKVSSRNGESSPTLPMPSRTRWRRAVIPKSDGCGTLCLRLNYCDPS is encoded by the coding sequence ATGCCGGGACTAAACAACTACGTTGCGCAGGATGCACCGGTCCTCCAACGGCTCGTGCTCAGCCTCGCGGCTGGCTACTGTGATTTGTGCGAGCATATCATCGCCCCAACTCGCAGCATTGCCGACCTCTTGCGCCACCACGATGTCACCAAACCGATCACCATAATCCCGACCGGGATCGACTTGGCCAGGTTCGCCGAAGGAGATCGGCTGAGATTGCGGAGCCGGTTGCGACTAGCGGAAACCGATTTCATCGTCGGGCACGTAGGCCGGCTGGCGCCGGAGAAGAACCTGACTTACCTCACCGAAGCAGTTTGCCTGTTTCTTTCGCAAAATGAGCGCGCGCATTTTGTTGCCGCCGGCGACGGTGCGTCGGCGTCCGAAATGCGCCGAATGCTGGACGAGGCGGGTCTTCAGGGCAGATGCCATCTGCTAGGCGTGGTCGAAGGCGCCGAACTGGCCGACGTCTATGCCGCCATGGACGTCTTCGCTTTCTCGTCGCGTTCCGAAACCCAAGGTCTTGTGCTTGTCGAGGCGATGGCGACCGGCGTTCCCGTCGTTGGGCTTAATGAACCTGGAGTGCGTGAGGTGGTACGCAACGCAAAGAACGGCTATCTCCTGTCAGCCGATGCGTCCCCAGGCCAATTCTCCAAGGCTCTCGCCAGAGTCCGCGCGATCACTGCGCCGGGCCGAGCGGCATTGCAAGAAGAAGCCAGACAGACCGCGGCCTCTATTCACGATCCTCGACCGCGCAGCAGACCGTCGATCTCTATTCGCAGGCTGTCGCAAGCCATGCCGGTGCCAGAGCTACCCGCACTCGTTCTTTTGAGGCGACGCTCGAAGGTCTCAAGCAGGAATGGAGAATCCTCGCCAACCTTGCCAATGCCGTCAAGGACGCGGTGGCGACGCGCAGTGATTCCGAAAAGTGACGGCTGTGGGACGCTGTGTTTGCGCCTGAACTACTGCGATCCGTCTTAA